A segment of the Candidatus Thorarchaeota archaeon genome:
GGGTACTGCATACCGAACGTCGTGGTGGACGGGATGAACGCTCTTGCTGTGTACGAGGCGGCTGTGGTTGCAGTTGATCGGGCAAGAAGGGGAGAGGGACCCACACTCATCGAGTGCCAGACCTACAGGATGAAGGGACACTCACGATTCGATGCCGCAAAGTATCGCCCCAAGGAGGAGGCGGACTACTGGTTGAGCAAGGACGCTGTTGAGACGATAAAGAAGATTGCAGTCGAGCAGGCAGCCCTCTCTGAAAAGGAAGCAGACAAGATACGGAAGACGCTGCAGAAAGAGGTGGATGCTGCAGCCGAGTTTGCCATCAAGTCAGAACAGCCACAGCCCGACGAGGTGTTCGACGACGTCTATGCGGAGGTGTCCTAGATGACCGAGATGACGTACAGAGATGCACTCAGGGCAGGACTCAGAGAGGAGATGCTGAGAGACAACAGGGTGTTTCTACTTGGCGAGGACATCGGAAGGAACTGGGGCGGAGCATTCTCAGTCACCAAGGGTCTGGCTGAAGAGTTCGGCGACGACAGGGTGAGAGACACACCCATATCCGAGAACACTATTGTCGGAGCTGCAGTGGGAGCGGCGATAACCGGCCTGCTTCCGGTGGCAGAGATAATGTTTGGCGACCTGATTGCCTTGGCGATGGACCAAGTGTGCAACCAAGCCGCCAAGATGAGATACATGTTTGGTGGTCAGACATCTGTGCCACTGGTAGTAAGAACTGTCTTCGGTGGCGGAAAGAACATCGCATCCCATCACAGCCAGTCACTGGAAGCATGGTTTATGCACACTCCAGGACTCAAGGTTGCGGTCCCGGCATTCGCCTCCGATGTGAAAGGACTAATCAAGGCAGCCATTCGCGACCCGAATCCAGTCATGTTCTTCGAACACAAGCTGGTCTACGACAAGAAGGAGGAGGTCCCCGATGGTGACTACGTGATACCTCTGGGCGAGGCAAAGGTCAGGAGAGAGGGCACGGATGTCACTGTGTGGGGTACGTTCATGATGGTACACAAGGCCCTTGCTGTGGCTCAGGAGCTGGCCAAGGAGGGCATAAGTGTAGAGGTCATTGACCCCAGAACGCTGGTGCCACTGGACAAGAAGACTCTCATCGACTCCGTCAAGAAGACAGGTCGTCTGGTACTGGTCACCGAGGAGACCAAGACTGGAGCCACGACTGCTGAAGTGGCTGCGGTAGTTCAGGAGGAAGCCTTTGACTGGCTCGATGCACCGATCAAGAGAGTGAATGCGCCCGACACACCTGTCCCATTCGCACCCAGCCTAGAGAACCGCTTCATTCCAGATGAGAAGAGAATCACTGAGGCAATAAGAGAGGTTCTCAAGTAGTCATGGCAGTCCCTGTGGCCTTTCACTGTGTAGCGTGAAGTAGAAGACTGTACCGACGCCGGGAGTGGACTGTGCCCAGACCCGTCCGTGATGTGCCCGAATCACTCGTTCGACTATGGAGAGACCAATCCCGGTTCCGCTGTATTCCTTAGCCGAGTGCAGACGCTCGAATGGTCGGAACAGTCGGTCAACCTGACTCATGTCAAAGCCGATACCATTGTCTCGCACGTAGAAGACACGGGTTCCCGCCTGCATCTCCCAACCGACAACTACAGACGGACTCGGACTGTGAGCAGTGAACTTCCAGGCGTTGTCGAGAAGATTCTGGACTGCGAGTCTTATGAGGCCGACATCTGCATTGACCTGCATATCAGGAGCAATGGTCATCTGGACATCTCGGTCCGGGTATTGTTTTCGCAAGACTTCAGCCGCCTCTTGAAAGACAACGGTGAGACTCACTGGTGTGAGCTCAACTGTCTTGAAACCGACCCGCGACAGGTCGAGAAGGTCTTTGACAAGGTCTTGAATCCTGTCAGCACTAGACTCGATTTCCCTTATCTGCTGAAGCGCCTCACTTCCATCGAGCTGAAGAGTCAGGAGCCCGGTCAGCATCTTGATAGAATGTAGAGGGCTCTTGATGTCATGTGACACCGCAGCTGCAAAGGCCTCGAGCTCTCGGTTTGTCCTCTCCAGTGTCTGCGCACGTTCCGCCTCTCGTTGTCGACTGGCTTCAAGGTCCCTGAAGAGAATCTCATACGGTCGGGTGAGGCTTCCACGGACGACGGCAAGATAGATGCAGACAAAGGAGACCACCTTGAAGTAGTGACCGACTACGTTGAAGACGCCGTAGACATCCGTGTAGAGCGTAAATGAGAACTCCGCGAACACTGTCATCAGCATCGAGAGCATCAGCAACTGGTACAGACGTTGGTCAAGGTGTTCTCTCTGGAAACGGTAGAGTAATGCGGCCGCAATCAGGATGACTATGATGATGTACTCGCTGACAATCTTGAAAGGAGTCAGCCCATATCCCTCCACATAGCATTGAGGGAACAGCCTGAGGAAGATCGTAGGTAGTACAAGGACAGTGACTGTGGTGTATACTCCGAAGACCGCCCATCTATTCACGACCCTCTTCACTGTGATGGAAGCAATCAACAGGGAGATACTCTGGAGGTACCGCGCGACAATCCACAGTTGGGTTGGTAGGTCTGCATCAAAGCCCACAAAGACCCCCATGCCCTTGTACGCAAAGGTATGGAGCAGGTCTATGAAACCTACGAACAGATGCGCTATCCCCAGCGTCAGCAGAAAGCTGCTGGCGGAGAACCTGTGTGAGTTCCAGCCCACAGCGAACACGGCAAAACCGACAACAATGCTTGACACCTCGGCGATGCCATGAAAAAGGAGATAGTTGGACCGACTGACGACATAGAGCAGAAGGAAGATGATGGTAGCCATGAACACTTGGAGCAATACGGTCGGTCGTAGTAGAGAACGCAGTTTCGGTCTTGTTGGCAAGTGCCCTTTCCTCCGCACAGATGGCCGCAGCACATAGTACAATGCATCATCAGCGTTATATACACAATGTTAGGTCAGCCAGAGGTAATACTGCCTCCTAACCCCCGATTCTCAGCTTGTCGATGAGGAAAGTCACAATGGTCGCCACGATGATTATGCAACGGATGAGTGTGGCCATGGAATATGGCGTGATTCTAAAGTGGCTCAAGAAGGAGGGTGACCCGGTGAAGAAGGGAGAACCCGTGGTCGAGATCTTCGGGGAAAAGAACGAGTTTGAGCTCGAGGCGCCAGAAGACGGGATACTCCTCAAGATACTCTGCGATGTCAACGATGAGATTCCAATATCGGAGCCCATTGCATACATAGGGAAGAAGGGGGACACCATCCCGGACGCCAGACCAAAGAAGATGAACGTGCCCGTGCCTCAGGCGGCTGTGAGTGTGTCTACTCCCAAGTCTGTTACGAGCGCACCGACTCCATCGTCAAGCGCACTGCTCCCCGACGGCAGAGTCAGGGCGTCACCTAGAGCGAGAATGAGAGCCAAGGCTGCCGGTATCGACCTGACCAAGGTGACCGGTACAGGTCCAGAGGGGAGAGTCGTAGAGAGAGATGTTCTGTCATTCCAACCTCCTGCTGCAGCCCCGTCTGAAACAACACCACCGGCCGATGACAGAAGGATTCGGACCGTCGAACCAATGAGTCCGCTTCGCCGCACCATCGCAAGGAGGATGACACAGAGCGCTCAGAACCCGCACATAACGATGATAACGGAGATTGACATGACCGAGGTCGTGACGTTGCGGGAGATGATAAACGCCAGCCCTGAGAGACAGAACGGTGTGAGGGTCTCATTCAACGATATAATAGTAAAGGCGGTGGCTGACGTCCTTGAGAGATTCCCAAGATTCAATGCAACACTTGTAGGCAACGAACTCCACTGCTACGAGGACATTAACATAGGCGTTGCCATGGCCACTCCCGAGGGACTCATCGTAGTGAATGTGAGGAGAGCAAACAAGAAGTCCATCACTCAGATAGCTCAGGAAACCAAGATGATGGCCAAGAAAGCGAGGGAGGGTACGCTCTCAGCAGATGAGATGACGGGCACCACCTTCACAGTCTCCAATCTTGGCCCATTTGAGGTGGACCTTTTTATCCCTGTCATCAATCCTCCAGAAGCAGCAATCCTAGCACTTGGGCAGATAAAGAAGAAACCCGTCGTTGTGGACGACAAGATAGTGATCCGCAGTATGATGATGGCCAGCTGCGCGGTGGACCACAGGATACTCGACGGAGCACCCGCCGGTCAGTTCCTCGCTGCACTCAAGTCAACTCTGGAGCGTCCCTTCTTCATGAGCATCTGAGTTTCGTGACTGGCAGGACGCTCCTGATTGTAGTTGGCAACTCTGCAGCATTCGCTTTCCCTGAGATGCCAGCAGTGCAACAGTCAGAGTTCAGCATGCAGGGCGTATCGGTCCACGCGTGAGTATCGATGTCGCGTCTTGGCGGAACGCTCATACGAGAGTCTCTGCATGCCGGTACTGCGAAGGCTGTCTGTACAGGTCTGACAAAACGACACATGGAACGGGCGAAGAGAGTGCGCCTCGTACTCCTGCTCCGACGGGAGACACCATTCGTTTCTACCAGTAACACCCGAGTGGAAGAGGTGTACTCCCGCTGATGCGGGAACAGTGTCTGCTACAGGTCAGTTGCCCATTGTCTTAGACCTTTCCCCGCTGGATGTCGCGCATGATCATCTTGGTAGTGAGGGCAGCACTCATCAAGACACTGGGCACTCCAGCCCCGGGATGGGTTCCTGCGCCCACCAGATAGAGCCCCTTGACGTCCTGCGACCGGTTGTGAGGCCTGAAGAAGCCTGACTGTAGAAGGGTTGGTCTCAGACTGAATGCCGCTCCCTTGTACGAGTTGAGTTCGACATCGTAGTCCTTGGGTGTAAACACACTCACAACA
Coding sequences within it:
- a CDS encoding alpha-ketoacid dehydrogenase subunit beta; the protein is MTEMTYRDALRAGLREEMLRDNRVFLLGEDIGRNWGGAFSVTKGLAEEFGDDRVRDTPISENTIVGAAVGAAITGLLPVAEIMFGDLIALAMDQVCNQAAKMRYMFGGQTSVPLVVRTVFGGGKNIASHHSQSLEAWFMHTPGLKVAVPAFASDVKGLIKAAIRDPNPVMFFEHKLVYDKKEEVPDGDYVIPLGEAKVRREGTDVTVWGTFMMVHKALAVAQELAKEGISVEVIDPRTLVPLDKKTLIDSVKKTGRLVLVTEETKTGATTAEVAAVVQEEAFDWLDAPIKRVNAPDTPVPFAPSLENRFIPDEKRITEAIREVLK
- a CDS encoding 2-oxo acid dehydrogenase subunit E2; the encoded protein is MVATMIMQRMSVAMEYGVILKWLKKEGDPVKKGEPVVEIFGEKNEFELEAPEDGILLKILCDVNDEIPISEPIAYIGKKGDTIPDARPKKMNVPVPQAAVSVSTPKSVTSAPTPSSSALLPDGRVRASPRARMRAKAAGIDLTKVTGTGPEGRVVERDVLSFQPPAAAPSETTPPADDRRIRTVEPMSPLRRTIARRMTQSAQNPHITMITEIDMTEVVTLREMINASPERQNGVRVSFNDIIVKAVADVLERFPRFNATLVGNELHCYEDINIGVAMATPEGLIVVNVRRANKKSITQIAQETKMMAKKAREGTLSADEMTGTTFTVSNLGPFEVDLFIPVINPPEAAILALGQIKKKPVVVDDKIVIRSMMMASCAVDHRILDGAPAGQFLAALKSTLERPFFMSI